GAAAAGCCAAGCTTACTTGCGATCCATACCGCTAAAAAAATCGCGGAGTTTACGAATACCAGTGAAGCGACCGTCATTCGCTTTTGTTACGCATTGGGTTACTCCGGATACACAGAGCTTCAGGAAGAAATCAAAAAGTCTCTTTTGATAGGAGACCAAAGGAAGGGGCCGATCGAGAAATATCGAGACACCGAGGTTACGCTCGATCTGAGCAATTATGCACATCAAGTGATGGAGAGTGATATTGCGTATCTCCAACAAGGCTTACAGCAAATTGACTACATGTTGCTCCAAGAGGTGGTCAAAAGCATCGTGCAGGCAAACCGAATCGTAGTGGTAGGATTTCGTTGGTGCCATATTCCTGCAAAATGGCTGTTTTCGGCGTTGAATGCTATCAAAGGAAACACACATCTATATACGGGAGCAGTTGATAACGCCGATTATTTTCTCACCGAACGAGATCAAGAATGGCTGGTCATTGCGATATCATTTCCTCGTCATCCGAGCGAGACGGTTGCAATGGTCCACTCAGCAAAAGAGCTGGGAGCGAAGATTTTGGCGATTACGGAAGGCGAGTTTTCCCCCATCAGCCAAGTCGCGGATCATCTTCTGAAAATCACCACACCCCAACCCGTTGCCACTAGCGGTATGCCCACATTATTTTCCATGCTAAATGTCTTGATTAAAGGCGTCATGCTCCACGACGCGGAAAATGTCCAGAAACGATTGCAGCATTATGATGAAATCAGCTCAAAGCTATACTCGTTTGTCGGAGAGGATGAGGAAGACTTCTCGATCTTTTGAAAGCAGAAAAAATGAGAAAAGGGAAAGGGGAATCATGCCAATGACTAAGCCGATTTGGTTCACAGCGACTGGCGACAGCTTCATTACACGGAATCTGCCATACAGGGACCAAGCTTTTGAAGAGATATCCAGCTTGCTGCACCGTGCGGACGTACGCCTTGCGAATCTGGAGACGACCGTACACGATAATGAGGGCAATCCCAGCGCGCAAAGCGGAGGCACGTGGGCGATGTCACCACCGTCCGTTTTGCAAGTCATGAAAGATTATGGCTTTAACATGATTGGCTGGGCAAATAACCATACGCTCGATTATTTGTATGGGGGACTAGAAGCAACCGAACGATATCTCAATGAGTATGGCTTCGTCCATGCTGGCGCAGGCAAAAATCTCGCAGAAGCAGGCGCTCCGCGTTATCTCGAATGCGAAGGGGCCAGAGTGGCCTTGATCGCTGCGACGTCGACTTTTCATCCATGGTGGGCGGCCGGAGATCAGCGTTCGGATAGCATTGGCAGACCAGGGATCAATCCGATGCGCTATGTCATGACACACCACATTACGGAAGAAAAGCTCGCTGATTTGCAAGCCATTGCGGAGTCGACGGACATTAACGCCTTCAACAAGCTTCTAATCGAGGAAGGCTTCATGAACGATCCGGGCAAGGAGACCTTTCTCTTCGGAAATGCACGTTTCATGGTAAGCGACGAAGAGGGGACGACTACCCAACCGCATCCTCGCGATCTGAACAGAATCGTCAAGACGATTGAGGAGGCAAACAGGCGGGCTGATTACGTCATCGTGAGTATTCACGCACATGAGATGAAGGGGGAAGCGAAGGAGGTTGCAGCTGATTTCTTGCCTGTTTTTGCAAAAGCTTGCATCGATGCAGGTGCTCACGCAGTGGTGGGACACGGACCACATTTATTGCGAGGCATTGAAATCTACAACAATCGGCCGATCTTTTACAGCTTGGGAGATTTTATTTTTCAGACAGAAGCTGTTACGAGTCAGCCCGCTGATTTCTATGAGCACTATGGTTTAGACCACACCCATAATGTGGCAGATGCGTTGGAAGCGATGAGTGCCAACTACACACGCGGACTCTGTGCGCACAAAGAGGTGTGGGAGTCGGTTATTCCCTTGTGGAAAATGCAAGATGGTGAGCTGCTCGAATTGGAGCTGCATCCGATTGAATTAGGCTTTGATCTGCCTGTACATCGTATGGGGTGGCCAAAATTAAGCGGGGATACCTCGATACTGGAGGGGCTCAAGACTTTGAGTGAACCATATGGCACAGTGATTGAGATCATGGATGGAATTGGGCGCGTGAGGCTTTCAAAATAGCGGGGAACAATGGCAGTCTATTTCCTAGACAAATGGAGTGATTCACATGATGGCCAGAATCACAATGGTTA
This genomic stretch from Brevibacillus sp. DP1.3A harbors:
- a CDS encoding CapA family protein, yielding MTKPIWFTATGDSFITRNLPYRDQAFEEISSLLHRADVRLANLETTVHDNEGNPSAQSGGTWAMSPPSVLQVMKDYGFNMIGWANNHTLDYLYGGLEATERYLNEYGFVHAGAGKNLAEAGAPRYLECEGARVALIAATSTFHPWWAAGDQRSDSIGRPGINPMRYVMTHHITEEKLADLQAIAESTDINAFNKLLIEEGFMNDPGKETFLFGNARFMVSDEEGTTTQPHPRDLNRIVKTIEEANRRADYVIVSIHAHEMKGEAKEVAADFLPVFAKACIDAGAHAVVGHGPHLLRGIEIYNNRPIFYSLGDFIFQTEAVTSQPADFYEHYGLDHTHNVADALEAMSANYTRGLCAHKEVWESVIPLWKMQDGELLELELHPIELGFDLPVHRMGWPKLSGDTSILEGLKTLSEPYGTVIEIMDGIGRVRLSK
- a CDS encoding MurR/RpiR family transcriptional regulator, with the protein product MAQLVKERIRKQYGKLTASQKIICKIAIEKPSLLAIHTAKKIAEFTNTSEATVIRFCYALGYSGYTELQEEIKKSLLIGDQRKGPIEKYRDTEVTLDLSNYAHQVMESDIAYLQQGLQQIDYMLLQEVVKSIVQANRIVVVGFRWCHIPAKWLFSALNAIKGNTHLYTGAVDNADYFLTERDQEWLVIAISFPRHPSETVAMVHSAKELGAKILAITEGEFSPISQVADHLLKITTPQPVATSGMPTLFSMLNVLIKGVMLHDAENVQKRLQHYDEISSKLYSFVGEDEEDFSIF